Proteins from one Chlamydiales bacterium genomic window:
- a CDS encoding 2Fe-2S iron-sulfur cluster-binding protein, giving the protein MAKLIFKDSNEEIELPDGSPIAEACEEAGVPFACTEGVCGTCVIEVVNGMENLSEFTEEEKDFLGSLDRERLACQCKIKCNSVTLTF; this is encoded by the coding sequence ATGGCAAAGCTAATTTTCAAAGATAGTAATGAAGAAATTGAACTACCAGATGGATCCCCTATTGCTGAAGCCTGTGAAGAAGCAGGCGTTCCTTTTGCTTGTACAGAGGGTGTTTGTGGTACTTGCGTCATAGAAGTTGTGAACGGCATGGAAAATCTATCCGAATTTACAGAAGAAGAAAAAGATTTTCTTGGCAGCTTAGACAGAGAACGACTTGCTTGTCAGTGCAAAATCAAATGCAATTCAGTAACGCTAACATTCTAA
- a CDS encoding iron-sulfur cluster assembly accessory protein, translating to MTTENNTITSDMTIEDILGMFPNKSQRLAHEISKAGLHCAGCHAATWETLEAGMLSHGKTLPQVDALVQALNNLLAETSDPETISLTPKAALKYQEILKEDGKSGWGLRFSEQPAGCSGLEYVLDYSEKPDADDAVFECWGVDIHVKKGMVPRLLGSEIDYIEGGLQGGGFKISNPNVKSSCGCGDTHSY from the coding sequence ATGACAACAGAGAATAACACTATCACATCAGACATGACAATAGAAGATATTCTTGGCATGTTTCCAAACAAAAGCCAACGTCTTGCTCATGAAATTTCCAAAGCAGGTCTTCACTGTGCTGGATGCCATGCAGCAACATGGGAAACTTTAGAAGCTGGAATGTTGAGCCACGGAAAAACTCTACCTCAAGTCGATGCATTAGTACAAGCCCTCAACAATCTTTTAGCTGAAACTTCTGATCCTGAAACAATTTCTCTCACACCAAAAGCTGCTCTAAAATATCAAGAAATTTTAAAGGAAGACGGTAAGAGCGGCTGGGGCCTTCGCTTTTCTGAACAGCCAGCTGGCTGCAGTGGCCTAGAGTATGTTCTTGATTACTCTGAAAAACCAGATGCAGATGATGCCGTTTTTGAGTGCTGGGGCGTAGATATCCACGTGAAGAAAGGAATGGTTCCTCGTCTTCTTGGATCAGAAATTGATTACATTGAAGGTGGCCTGCAGGGCGGTGGCTTTAAGATCTCCAACCCAAATGTCAAATCATCTTGTGGTTGCGGCGATACACATAGCTATTAA